One Agrobacterium vaccinii DNA window includes the following coding sequences:
- a CDS encoding type II toxin-antitoxin system PemK/MazF family toxin: MRRGDLVTVSVSGDFGKPRPAVIVQSDYFSDTATVTVLLLSGTLVEAPFIRLTVQPSPQNGLTKPSQVMIDKSMTVLRNKLGPVFGRLDDDMMLSITRSLAVFIGIA; the protein is encoded by the coding sequence GTGAGGCGAGGGGATCTCGTAACGGTGTCTGTTTCAGGTGACTTTGGAAAGCCACGTCCTGCTGTGATCGTTCAATCTGATTACTTTTCAGATACAGCAACGGTGACAGTGTTGTTGCTTTCTGGAACTCTGGTTGAAGCACCGTTCATACGCCTGACAGTTCAGCCATCACCTCAAAACGGATTGACCAAGCCGTCTCAGGTGATGATCGACAAGTCAATGACTGTGCTACGAAACAAGTTAGGACCAGTATTCGGTCGCCTTGACGACGACATGATGCTTTCGATCACAAGATCACTGGCAGTCTTTATCGGTATCGCCTGA
- the rpsG gene encoding 30S ribosomal protein S7 yields the protein MSRRHSAEKREINPDPKFGDLIVTKFMNAIMLHGKKSVAESIVYGAFDVVQGKTKAEPLGIFHSALDNVAPHVEVRSRRVGGATYQVPVDVRPERRQALAIRWLIAAARKRNETTMVDRLSGELMDAANNRGSAVKKREDTHKMADANRAFSHYRW from the coding sequence ATGTCCCGTCGCCATAGTGCAGAAAAGCGTGAGATCAACCCGGACCCGAAGTTCGGCGATCTGATCGTTACCAAATTCATGAACGCCATCATGCTTCACGGCAAGAAGTCGGTCGCAGAAAGCATCGTTTACGGCGCGTTCGACGTCGTGCAGGGCAAGACCAAGGCAGAGCCACTCGGCATCTTCCATTCGGCCCTCGACAACGTTGCTCCGCACGTTGAAGTGCGTTCGCGCCGCGTTGGTGGTGCAACATATCAGGTTCCGGTCGATGTTCGCCCAGAGCGCCGTCAGGCTCTCGCGATCCGCTGGCTGATCGCTGCTGCGCGCAAGCGCAACGAAACAACCATGGTCGATCGCCTTTCCGGCGAACTCATGGATGCAGCGAACAACCGTGGTTCCGCAGTCAAGAAGCGCGAAGACACGCACAAGATGGCCGACGCCAACCGCGCATTCTCGCATTACCGCTGGTAA
- the rpsL gene encoding 30S ribosomal protein S12, translated as MPTVNQLIRKPRQAQVKRNKVPALQENPQKRGVCTRVYTTTPKKPNSALRKVAKIRLTNGFEVIGYIPGEGHNLQEHSVVMIRGGRVKDLPGVRYHIIRGVLDTQGVKNRKQRRSKYGAKRPK; from the coding sequence ATGCCTACCGTAAACCAGCTGATCCGCAAGCCACGTCAGGCACAGGTAAAGCGTAATAAGGTTCCTGCTCTTCAGGAAAACCCACAGAAGCGTGGCGTTTGCACCCGCGTTTACACGACGACCCCTAAGAAGCCTAACTCGGCTCTTCGTAAGGTTGCCAAGATCCGCCTGACCAACGGCTTCGAAGTCATCGGCTATATTCCTGGTGAAGGCCACAACCTTCAGGAACACTCCGTTGTCATGATCCGCGGCGGCCGCGTAAAGGACTTGCCGGGCGTTCGTTACCACATCATCCGTGGTGTTCTCGATACGCAGGGCGTCAAGAACCGTAAGCAGCGTCGTTCCAAGTACGGTGCAAAGCGTCCGAAGTAA
- a CDS encoding antitoxin MazE family protein: MATSVNHRVQKRRDALRASGLRPMQIWVPDTRRAGFEAECRRQSRAVAASDALDTEFDAFTDAALADLDDEVSE; the protein is encoded by the coding sequence TTGGCAACGTCTGTCAACCATCGTGTACAGAAGCGTCGCGATGCTCTTCGCGCTTCTGGCCTTCGCCCTATGCAGATTTGGGTTCCTGATACGCGCCGAGCGGGCTTCGAAGCAGAATGCCGCCGTCAGTCCAGAGCGGTTGCTGCTTCAGACGCACTCGACACGGAATTCGACGCATTCACAGATGCCGCATTGGCTGATCTGGATGATGAGGTTTCTGAGTGA
- a CDS encoding transcriptional regulator, which produces MITEPDNDNGRDDAMVFIVIGKAYEREGEKGIDIHIILRAPDDDSAVREALNALSEEGFLEADLDQIGMLTEIPDEEPHASAYQGALEGEVAIIRFA; this is translated from the coding sequence ATGATCACAGAACCAGACAACGACAACGGACGCGACGATGCCATGGTCTTTATCGTCATTGGCAAGGCCTATGAGCGCGAAGGCGAAAAAGGCATCGACATCCACATCATCCTACGCGCACCCGACGACGACAGCGCCGTACGGGAAGCCCTGAACGCCCTCTCCGAAGAAGGCTTCCTCGAAGCAGACCTCGACCAGATCGGCATGCTGACGGAAATCCCGGACGAGGAACCGCATGCATCTGCCTATCAGGGCGCGCTCGAGGGTGAGGTGGCGATTATCAGGTTTGCTTGA
- a CDS encoding GNAT family N-acetyltransferase, whose protein sequence is MISGSTSKEFQGGEVAAEIRLAQQSDVSALFDVRTSVRENHISFERLAKMGVTETSISEMIAASHCAWVATIGGKVVGFSMIDISDASLFAAFILPSHEDKGLGKKLVLAAEEELFKHHAEIWLETDRDSRAAGFYRHLGWGGEREAEGGQIRFTKIRP, encoded by the coding sequence GTGATATCAGGCAGCACCAGTAAAGAATTTCAAGGTGGTGAAGTGGCTGCAGAAATTAGACTTGCTCAACAGTCAGACGTGTCGGCTTTGTTTGATGTTCGAACTTCCGTTCGTGAAAATCATATTTCTTTCGAACGGCTTGCTAAGATGGGCGTCACTGAGACTTCTATTTCAGAGATGATCGCCGCCTCGCATTGTGCGTGGGTCGCAACTATAGGCGGCAAAGTGGTTGGGTTCTCTATGATTGACATTAGCGATGCATCGCTTTTTGCCGCGTTCATACTCCCTTCGCATGAAGACAAAGGTCTTGGGAAGAAGCTCGTTTTGGCTGCCGAAGAAGAGTTGTTCAAACATCACGCCGAAATTTGGTTGGAGACGGATAGGGATAGTCGCGCAGCAGGTTTCTATCGGCACCTCGGCTGGGGCGGAGAGCGTGAGGCTGAGGGAGGACAAATCCGGTTTACGAAAATTCGGCCTTGA